In one Echinicola marina genomic region, the following are encoded:
- a CDS encoding MarR family winged helix-turn-helix transcriptional regulator: MTKEQFSQYSFLLDRTARRVKQYAQQKFKSGDFDVTVDQWLILKRLADHESLSQTELASLVFKDQPTLTRIIDILCKKGYTERRPNPADRRSFQIILTKEGQEKVEELKPKISLIREKAWEKLDENDFEEFKRILNTIYTNLE; the protein is encoded by the coding sequence ATGACAAAAGAACAATTTAGTCAATATTCATTTTTGCTGGACAGAACAGCCAGACGGGTAAAACAATATGCCCAGCAAAAATTTAAAAGTGGTGATTTTGATGTAACAGTAGACCAATGGCTCATACTCAAGCGACTTGCAGACCATGAGTCCTTAAGTCAAACGGAATTGGCCAGTTTGGTTTTCAAGGATCAACCAACTTTAACTAGAATTATTGACATCCTTTGTAAAAAAGGATATACAGAAAGGCGCCCAAATCCTGCTGACAGAAGGAGTTTTCAGATTATACTCACCAAGGAAGGACAGGAAAAAGTGGAGGAGCTCAAGCCTAAAATCTCACTGATCAGGGAAAAGGCTTGGGAAAAATTAGATGAGAATGATTTTGAGGAATTCAAAAGAATTCTCAATACGATATACACCAATTTAGAATAG
- a CDS encoding NAD(P)/FAD-dependent oxidoreductase, with protein sequence MITTDICIIGAGPVGLFTVFEAGLLKMRCHLVDALPQVGGQLSEIYPQKPIYDIPGYPEVKAQELVDNLMKQIEPFNPTFTLGERVDHLTKQDDGSFVLTTSDKTKIHAQVIVIAGGLGCFEPRKPVLENLENFEGKGITYMVKDPEQFRDKKVILAGGGDSALDWTIFLADVAEKVTLVHRNETFRGAPDSAAKVFDLANNGKIDLILSSNLTKISGNGHLQSVTMKNKAKEEIVVDTDYLIPLFGLSPKLGPIADWGLNIDKNAIEVDTTDYSTNVERIYAVGDINTYENKLKLILCGFHEAALMCHSAFKYVYPDQKLSFKYTTVNGVNAF encoded by the coding sequence ATGATAACAACTGATATTTGCATCATCGGAGCCGGACCAGTAGGATTATTCACAGTATTTGAAGCAGGCTTGCTTAAAATGCGTTGTCACCTGGTCGACGCATTGCCTCAGGTGGGGGGACAGCTCTCTGAAATATATCCACAAAAGCCAATTTATGACATTCCTGGCTATCCAGAAGTAAAAGCTCAGGAGTTGGTGGACAATCTAATGAAACAAATTGAACCTTTTAACCCTACCTTTACCCTAGGGGAAAGAGTGGATCACTTGACCAAGCAGGATGATGGTTCTTTTGTTTTGACCACAAGTGATAAGACAAAAATCCACGCACAGGTAATTGTTATTGCTGGTGGCCTGGGATGTTTCGAGCCTAGAAAACCAGTTTTGGAAAACCTTGAAAACTTTGAAGGTAAAGGCATTACCTATATGGTCAAAGATCCTGAGCAATTCCGAGACAAGAAAGTGATTTTAGCAGGTGGAGGAGACTCTGCCCTTGACTGGACCATCTTCTTGGCTGATGTTGCTGAAAAGGTAACTTTGGTACACAGAAATGAGACTTTTAGAGGAGCTCCTGATTCCGCCGCTAAAGTCTTTGACCTTGCCAACAATGGTAAGATTGACCTGATCCTAAGCTCTAATTTGACCAAAATTTCTGGCAATGGACACCTGCAAAGTGTCACCATGAAAAATAAGGCAAAAGAGGAAATCGTGGTGGATACAGATTATTTGATCCCACTATTTGGCTTGAGCCCTAAACTCGGACCGATAGCTGACTGGGGATTAAATATTGACAAAAATGCCATCGAAGTAGACACCACTGACTATTCCACCAATGTGGAAAGAATCTACGCAGTAGGTGACATCAACACCTATGAAAACAAACTCAAATTGATCCTTTGTGGTTTCCACGAAGCAGCCTTGATGTGCCACAGCGCCTTCAAATATGTATATCCAGATCAAAAATTGAGCTTTAAATATACCACCGTCAATGGTGTTAATGCATTTTAA
- a CDS encoding 2Fe-2S iron-sulfur cluster-binding protein, protein MVTFEVEDHDGNRQSIEAPDDMGLSLMEVLKASEYPVLATCGGMALCATCHVEVLDGQDGLGEATDIELDQLETLPELFPTSRLACQIRISEALEGAIFKLRGEEN, encoded by the coding sequence ATGGTAACATTTGAAGTAGAAGATCACGACGGAAACCGTCAATCAATAGAAGCCCCTGACGATATGGGCTTAAGCCTAATGGAAGTACTGAAAGCTTCCGAGTATCCTGTTTTGGCTACCTGTGGAGGCATGGCGCTTTGTGCCACATGCCATGTAGAAGTTTTGGATGGTCAGGATGGATTGGGAGAGGCTACCGATATAGAACTTGACCAATTGGAAACTCTTCCAGAATTATTCCCGACGAGTCGCCTAGCCTGTCAAATCAGAATTAGTGAAGCGCTAGAAGGAGCCATCTTCAAACTTAGAGGAGAAGAAAATTAA
- a CDS encoding TIGR00341 family protein, with protein MMEITLLYADDSIKEVEEKILPQLSDALKIAMPYSQVTELGLKEGDFVLCYLSDEQLKGFLPLAEGQDWGVGFLPHPEMIYARQGFGVGKSIDKSIAHVLESEEFKSYDLLTANGQIVFDSVSLGDSMSLMYGQVERTWLKQLSERFKGFFGLFKRVKLHPYTLLIPKENGEKDQADQHYEEVNTAALGMVVVPHGKSSLLSRRILEDSFVNDGMLHALILAPQSVMGLLSFGLVELFSRKVQASLPPFTGHIRTSALQIKSEEAIALSIDGVKQRVYEIVLETTPKALKIVPGRFLETEVEANNREVFKIQVLPRGELREELLRGPLPYIYHATTEEFKDLFSLLRENSRPKSTFLVLMVLSTIIATFGLFANSSPVIIGAMVLAPLMSPIISLSMGVLRQDKKLALNSLKTLVLGLLLGYICAVLLTWLTPLNTLNGEITARIRPNLLDLGVAAASGAAGAYAHSKKEIAKTLAGVAIAVALVPPMAVSGIGLGWADWAVFSGSLLLLVTNLAGMVLSAAFTFLLLGFSPFHLAKKGLVWSLVLVFCVSAPLTFGFTNLVRENKLLQKLSGYQVNGGITLRNVEVRSLSPIVISVKAVSGRDLSEEDFKEIKKEIEGIIGEEVVLEITVGLKI; from the coding sequence ATGATGGAGATAACCTTATTGTATGCGGATGATTCAATTAAGGAGGTAGAAGAAAAAATATTGCCTCAATTATCTGATGCCCTAAAAATAGCAATGCCTTATAGCCAAGTGACGGAGTTGGGTTTAAAGGAAGGGGATTTTGTGCTCTGTTATTTGTCGGATGAACAATTGAAAGGATTTCTGCCCCTAGCCGAAGGGCAGGATTGGGGAGTTGGTTTTTTACCCCATCCGGAAATGATATACGCAAGACAGGGGTTTGGAGTAGGGAAAAGTATAGATAAGTCCATTGCGCATGTGCTGGAATCCGAGGAGTTCAAATCTTATGATTTACTTACAGCCAATGGTCAAATTGTATTTGATTCTGTGTCTCTTGGAGATTCCATGAGTCTGATGTATGGACAAGTGGAGCGTACTTGGCTGAAGCAGCTCTCAGAGAGGTTCAAAGGATTTTTTGGCCTTTTTAAAAGGGTGAAATTACATCCCTATACCCTTTTGATTCCTAAGGAAAACGGTGAGAAAGATCAAGCTGATCAGCACTATGAGGAGGTTAATACAGCTGCCTTGGGGATGGTGGTGGTTCCTCATGGGAAGAGCTCCTTGCTTTCGAGAAGGATATTGGAGGATAGTTTTGTCAATGATGGGATGTTGCATGCCCTAATTTTGGCTCCGCAAAGTGTCATGGGGCTGCTAAGCTTTGGATTGGTTGAGTTGTTTAGCAGGAAAGTCCAGGCTTCATTGCCTCCTTTTACAGGACATATCAGAACTTCTGCCTTACAAATAAAGAGTGAAGAGGCTATTGCTTTGAGTATTGATGGAGTGAAACAGCGTGTTTATGAGATTGTATTAGAAACGACCCCGAAGGCACTGAAGATTGTTCCTGGAAGATTTCTTGAAACAGAAGTAGAAGCCAATAATAGAGAGGTTTTTAAAATCCAGGTGCTTCCTAGAGGAGAGCTTAGGGAGGAGTTGTTGAGAGGCCCTTTACCTTATATATACCATGCTACTACAGAGGAATTCAAAGATTTATTTAGTCTTTTAAGGGAAAACTCTAGGCCAAAGTCTACTTTTTTAGTGCTAATGGTGCTATCGACAATCATAGCTACATTTGGTCTATTTGCTAATTCGTCCCCAGTTATTATAGGGGCAATGGTTCTGGCACCTTTAATGTCCCCGATTATATCGCTGAGTATGGGGGTGTTAAGGCAAGATAAGAAATTGGCATTGAATAGCCTTAAGACCTTGGTGTTGGGCTTGCTGTTAGGGTATATTTGTGCTGTACTTTTGACCTGGTTGACTCCTTTAAATACCCTGAATGGCGAAATTACAGCTAGAATAAGGCCTAATTTATTGGATTTGGGGGTCGCGGCAGCTTCAGGTGCTGCCGGAGCCTATGCTCATTCCAAGAAGGAAATAGCGAAAACCTTAGCAGGCGTAGCTATAGCGGTTGCTTTGGTGCCTCCTATGGCTGTTTCAGGAATTGGATTGGGCTGGGCAGACTGGGCTGTGTTTTCTGGTTCCTTACTGCTTTTGGTGACCAATTTGGCTGGAATGGTCTTGTCAGCAGCCTTTACTTTTTTACTCCTGGGTTTTAGTCCTTTTCATTTGGCTAAAAAAGGTTTGGTTTGGTCGTTGGTTTTGGTTTTTTGTGTGAGTGCACCATTGACTTTTGGTTTCACCAATTTGGTGCGTGAAAATAAATTGCTTCAAAAGCTGAGTGGTTACCAAGTAAATGGAGGGATAACTTTGAGGAATGTGGAGGTAAGGAGTTTAAGTCCTATCGTTATTTCGGTGAAAGCGGTTTCCGGCAGGGATTTGTCAGAGGAAGACTTCAAGGAGATCAAAAAGGAAATTGAAGGAATAATAGGAGAGGAGGTAGTACTTGAAATAACCGTTGGCCTAAAAATATAG